From Anopheles coluzzii chromosome 3, AcolN3, whole genome shotgun sequence, the proteins below share one genomic window:
- the LOC120957897 gene encoding L-threonine 3-dehydrogenase, mitochondrial translates to MLLRKATAAIGGCLRQQLPRDVVVPLVTAHQHQRRWVSNGGRKTHPKILITGGLGQLGVECAKLLRSQYGEESVILSDIIKPSSEIVNSGPYIFADILDFKGLQKIVVDHRVDWIIHFSALLSAIGEQNVPLAVRVNIEGMHNVLELAKQYKMRIFVPSTIGAFGPDSPRNPTPNVTIQRPRTIYGVSKVHAELMGEYYHHKFGLDFRCLRFPGVISSDPPGGGTTDYAVAVFFEGLKTGKYQCYLKPDTRLPMMYIEDCLRSLLEFMTAPEEKLQRRVYNVTAMSFTPEELVEKLSKYIPELHVSYRPDSRQLIADSWPQIFDDSEARRDWGWQHKYDLDKLVDLMVRDVTENYIKKAPN, encoded by the exons ATGCTGCTACGCAAAGCGACGGCCGCAATCGGCGGATGTTTGCGCCAGCAACTACCACGTGATGTGGTGGTGCCGCTAGTGACCGCACACCAGCACCAACGTCGATGGGTATCGAACGGTGGACGAAAAACGCATCCCAAAATTCTCATCACAG GTGGACTCGGACAGCTTGGGGTGGAGTGTGCGAAGCTGCTGCGCAGCCAGTACGGCGAGGAGAGTGTCATCCTGTCCGACATCATCAAGCCGAGCAGCGAGATCGTCAACAGTGGGCCGTACATCTTTGCCGACATTCTCGACTTCAAGGGGCTGCAGAAGATCGTGGTCGATCATCGCGTCGACTGGATCATCCACTTTTCCGCGCTGCTCAGCGCGATCGGCGAGCAGAACGTGCCGCTCGCGGTGCGCGTCAACATCGAGGGCATGCACAATGTGCTCGAGCTGGCCAAACAGTACAAGATGCGCATCTTCGTGCCGAGCACGATCGGTGCGTTTGGCCCGGACAGCCCACGCAACCCGACGCCCAACGTGACGATCCAGCGGCCGCGCACGATCTACGGCGTGTCGAAGGTGCACGCGGAGCTGATGGGCGAGTACTACCATCACAAGTTCGGGTTGGACTTCCGCTGCCTACGGTTTCCGGGTGTGATCTCCAGCGATCCACCCGGCGGTGGCACTACCG ATTACGCCGTGGCCGTGTTCTTCGAGGGATTGAAGACGGGCAAGTATCAGTGCTACCTGAAGCCCGACACCCGTCTGCCCATGATGTACATCGAGGATTGTTTGCGCTCGCTGCTCGAGTTCATGACCGCACCGGAGGAGAAGCTACAGCGCCGAGTGTACAACGTAACTGCCATGTCTTTCACGCCCGAGGAGCTGGTGGAGAAGCTGTCCAAGTATATTCCCGAGCTGCACGTAAGCTATCGGCCCGACAGCCGACAGCTCATTGCCGACTCGTGGCCACAGATCTTCGATGATAGTGAGGCGCGCCGGGACTGGGGATGGCAGCACAAGTACGATCTGGACAAGCTGGTCGACCTAATGGTGCGCGATGTCACCGAAAACTACATCAAAAAGGCGCCAAACTGA
- the LOC120957642 gene encoding uncharacterized protein LOC120957642: protein MDSILEFELKSYDTTHPNRGIAVVINDSERREGSEKDVQDVVATLEGLKFNVSTFQDNTKKEIKKALYKVAREDHNENDCLVIVAMAHGKKDHITLKKEKLRIDKLWASFVGNKCPSLIGKPKLVFIQTCRGDKVDFGVASHETDSTPCSVDPAPGIIPMYADLLVMYSSYDRHISVRCKDKGSWFIQSLCIVLRANIAGKELISLLTQVSYIVSCQTSITSDGETVKQIPSINSMLTKAFYFVPKQTQKLFVAVHNRCSHTVAGSCLEVMDSMLELELQSYKTNHPNRGIAVVINDSENRDGWEKDLEAVETVLQRLKCDVRTFCDKTKHEIRDALRNVSKEDHTKSDCLVIVAMAHGNNDKITLRRGEMHIDELWTDFVGNGCPSLIGKPKLVFIQSCRGNKHDYLVGGAAVDAVPSPEKPICVEIPMYADLLVMYSSYDQYVSYRDKEEGSWFIQSLCQVLGANIAGKDLLTLLTHVSYLVSVRSFLMESEVNMVKCTGVLKQIPSINSMLTKAFYFVDK, encoded by the exons ATGGATTCAATCCTGGAGTTCGAGCTGAAATCGTACGACACGACGCATCCAAACCGTGGCATTGCAGTGGTCATAAATGATAGTGAAAGGCGAGAAGGTTCGGAAAAAGACGTACAAGATGTGGTGGCtacgctggagggtttgaAATTTAACGTGAGTACCTTCCAGGATAACACAAAGAAAGAGATCAAAAAAGCTCTATACAAAGTGGCCCGCGAGGATCACAACGAAAACGACTGTCTGGTAATTGTGGCGATGGCCCACGGAAAGAAAGATCATATCACgctgaaaaaagaaaagctgcGAATCGACAAACTGTGGGCTAGTTTTGTGGGAAACAAGTGTCCTTCATTGATTGGGAAACCGAAGCTTGTGTTCATTCAAACGTGTCGCGGTGATAAAGTAGACTTTGGAGTAGCTTCGCACGAGACAGATTCGACACCCTGTTCAGTGGATCCTGCACCTGGTATTATACCAATGTATGCGGATCTGTTGGTGATGTACTCATCCTACGACCGTCACATATCGGTTCGCTGCAAGGACAAAGGATCCTGGTTCATACAATCGCTTTGCATAGTGTTGCGCGCCAACATTGCCGGAAAGGAGCTTATCAGCTTGCTAACCCAAGTGTCCTACATCGTGTCGTGCCAAACATCCATCACGTCCGACGGGGAAACGGTTAAACAAATACCGTCTATTAACTCAATGCTCACGAAAGCCTTCTACTTTGTGCCAAAACAAACTCA AAAACTGTTCGTCGCCGTTCACAATCGGTGTTCACACACGGTAGCAGGTAGTTGCTTGGAAGTGATGGATTCAATGCTCGAACTCGAGCTGCAGTCGTACAAAACGAATCATCCCAACCGTGGCATAGCAGTGGTCATAAATGATAGTGAAAATCGAGATGGTTGGGAAAAGGACCTCGAAGCGGTAGAGACTGTGCTGCAAAGGCTGAAGTGTGATGTGCGTACGTTCTGCGATAAAACAAAGCACGAGATCAGAGATGCGCTGCGCAATGTGAGCAAAGAGGATCACACCAAAAGCGACTGTCTAGTAATTGTGGCGATGGCACACGGAAATAATGATAAGATCACGTTGCGAAGAGGTGAAATGCATATTGACGAACTGTGGACTGATTTTGTAGGGAACGGCTGTCCCTCGCTGATCGGGAAACCGAAGCTTGTGTTCATTCAATCCTGTCGCGGTAATAAGCATGACTATCTAGTTGGCGGGGCTGCGGTAGATGCGGTACCGTCTCCAGAGAAACCAATTTGCGTCGAAATACCAATGTATGCGGATCTTTTGGTGATGTACTCATCCTACGATCAATACGTTTCGTACCGTGACAAGGAGGAAGGGTCCTGGTTCATACAGTCACTTTGCCAAGTGTTGGGTGCCAACATTGCCGGGAAGGATCTTCTCACCTTGCTGACTCACGTGTCCTATCTTGTATCGGTTCGATCTTTTCTGATGGAAAGTGAAGTGAATATGGTAAAATGTACCGGTGTGCTGAAACAAATACCGTCAATTAATTCAATGCTAACGAAAGCATTCTACTTTGTGGACAAATAG
- the LOC120959057 gene encoding caspase-1-like isoform X1, whose amino-acid sequence MDSSAFPSGSSDELDSKSVQLSSAAATHPTEGFANAAPVGIDECYDTSNARRGIALIINQVNFSSMAVRDGSSKDRTDISTVLQRIGFEVRVMDDPNRKQLLSALKQLAGEDHSHSDCLVVVVMTHGKENNLLYASDKSYEENQLWEPFIGDACPSLIGKPKLFFVQACRGKKLDEGVIQATISIDSVDTQSSPGSMRYVIPAMADLLVMYSTYDGHYSWRNPSKGSWFIQSLCAELGASAHCKELLHILTAVSRRVAYHYQSNVPDNAKIDAKKQMPCMVSMLTKLLYLRPKK is encoded by the exons ATGGACTCCTCCGCTTTTCCTTCTGGGTCATCTGATGAGTTGGACTCAAAATCGGTACAATT AAGTAGTGCAGCAGCGACGCATCCCACTGAAGGTTTTGCTAATGCCGCACCGGTAGGAATTGACGAGTGCTACGACACAAGTAATGCTAGGCGTGGCATTGCGCTTATCATCAATCAGGTGAACTTTAGCAGCATGGCAGTGCGCGACGGTAGCAGTAAGGATCGCACCGATATTAGCACGGTATTGCAACGAATCGGATTCGAGGTGCGTGTGATGGACGATCCGAACAGAAAGCAACTACTTTCCGCGCTCAAGCAGCTTGCCGGTGAGGATCACTCGCACAGCGACTGtctagtggtggtggtgatgacgCACGGCAAAGAAAATAATCTACTGTACGCTTCCGATAAGTCATACGAAGAGAACCAGTTGTGGGAACCGTTCATTGGCGACGCCTGTCCATCGTTGATCGGTAAGCCGAAGTTGTTTTTCGTACAGGCCTGCCGAGGCAAGAAGCTTGATGAAGGCGTTATTCAAGCAACCATAAGCATAGATTCCGTCGATACGCAATCGTCACCGGGCTCGATGCGATACGTTATTCCGGCCATGGCAGACCTGCTGGTCATGTACTCCACGTACGATGGCCACTACTCGTGGCGCAATCCGAGCAAGGGGTCTTGGTTCATCCAATCGCTCTGTGCCGAGCTTGGGGCGAGTGCCCATTGCAAGGAGCTGCTGCACATACTGACTGCCGTTTCGCGCCGGGTAGCGTATCACTATCAGTCGAACGTTCCGGATAATGCCAAAATAGATGCAAAGAAGCAGATGCCCTGTATGGTGTCCATGTTAACCAAGCTGCTCTATTTGAGGCCAAAAAAATAG
- the LOC120959057 gene encoding caspase-1-like isoform X2, which produces MDSSAFPSGSSDELDSKSVQFSAAATHPTEGFANAAPVGIDECYDTSNARRGIALIINQVNFSSMAVRDGSSKDRTDISTVLQRIGFEVRVMDDPNRKQLLSALKQLAGEDHSHSDCLVVVVMTHGKENNLLYASDKSYEENQLWEPFIGDACPSLIGKPKLFFVQACRGKKLDEGVIQATISIDSVDTQSSPGSMRYVIPAMADLLVMYSTYDGHYSWRNPSKGSWFIQSLCAELGASAHCKELLHILTAVSRRVAYHYQSNVPDNAKIDAKKQMPCMVSMLTKLLYLRPKK; this is translated from the exons ATGGACTCCTCCGCTTTTCCTTCTGGGTCATCTGATGAGTTGGACTCAAAATCGGTACAATT TAGTGCAGCAGCGACGCATCCCACTGAAGGTTTTGCTAATGCCGCACCGGTAGGAATTGACGAGTGCTACGACACAAGTAATGCTAGGCGTGGCATTGCGCTTATCATCAATCAGGTGAACTTTAGCAGCATGGCAGTGCGCGACGGTAGCAGTAAGGATCGCACCGATATTAGCACGGTATTGCAACGAATCGGATTCGAGGTGCGTGTGATGGACGATCCGAACAGAAAGCAACTACTTTCCGCGCTCAAGCAGCTTGCCGGTGAGGATCACTCGCACAGCGACTGtctagtggtggtggtgatgacgCACGGCAAAGAAAATAATCTACTGTACGCTTCCGATAAGTCATACGAAGAGAACCAGTTGTGGGAACCGTTCATTGGCGACGCCTGTCCATCGTTGATCGGTAAGCCGAAGTTGTTTTTCGTACAGGCCTGCCGAGGCAAGAAGCTTGATGAAGGCGTTATTCAAGCAACCATAAGCATAGATTCCGTCGATACGCAATCGTCACCGGGCTCGATGCGATACGTTATTCCGGCCATGGCAGACCTGCTGGTCATGTACTCCACGTACGATGGCCACTACTCGTGGCGCAATCCGAGCAAGGGGTCTTGGTTCATCCAATCGCTCTGTGCCGAGCTTGGGGCGAGTGCCCATTGCAAGGAGCTGCTGCACATACTGACTGCCGTTTCGCGCCGGGTAGCGTATCACTATCAGTCGAACGTTCCGGATAATGCCAAAATAGATGCAAAGAAGCAGATGCCCTGTATGGTGTCCATGTTAACCAAGCTGCTCTATTTGAGGCCAAAAAAATAG
- the LOC120957730 gene encoding caspase-1-like, which yields MDTAPDEIDVKPFSSPSPTEPPARAHRGSVVSSPHALAAVQEENYDTSHRNRGTALIFNHVNFESNAKREGSDKDRDEIKKEMQQLSFDVRVFNDLKKQELLAKLDEVAKEDHTESDCFVLVMMTHGQDGSLYAADKQYQIAELWEPFVGDACKTLIGKPKLFFVQACRGTKFDKGVKLTKIATDTVDALSSSSQRTCVIPTMADVLVMYSAFDGHYSWRNPTHGSWFIQSLSIELNQHAHRKELLQLLTSVSRRVAYLYESNVPGNEQMDGKKQMPCVVSMLTKALYFPRK from the exons ATGGATACCGCTCCGGATGAGATTGACGTGAAGCCGTTTAGCTC GCCATCGCCGACAGAACCACCAGCACGTGCTCACAGGGGATCCGTCGTCAGCTCACCGCACGCACTGGCGGCAGTACAGGAAGAAAATTACGACACATCTCATCGAAACCGTGGGACGGCATTGATTTTCAACCACGTGAACTTTGAGTCCAATGCTAAGCGCGAAGGAAGCGACAAGGATCGCGACgaaattaaaaaggaaatgcaaCAGCTCAGTTTTGATGTGCGAGTATTTAACGACTTGAAAAAGCAAGAACTGCTTGCCAAGCTGGACGAAGTTGCCAAAGAAGACCACACAGAGAGCGATTGTTTCGTACTGGTGATGATGACGCACGGTCAGGACGGTTCGCTGTATGCCGCCGATAAGCAGTACCAGATTGCCGAGCTGTGGGAACCCTTTGTTGGCGATGCGTGTAAAACACTGATCGGCAAACCGAAGCTGTTCTTCGTACAAGCCTGCCGGGGCACCAAATTTGACAAGGGCGTTAAATTGACAAAGATAGCCACGGACACCGTCGATGCACTTTCGTCGTCTAGCCAACGGACGTGCGTAATTCCTACGATGGCCGACGTGCTGGTAATGTACTCAGCCTTCGATGGACACTACTCGTGGCGCAATCCGACCCACGGTTCCTGGTTCATACAGTCGCTCAGCATCGAGCTGAACCAGCACGCCCATCGGAAGGAGTTGCTTCAGCTGCTCACTTCTGTGTCGCGCCGGGTGGCCTATCTGTATGAATCGAACGTGCCGGGCAACGAGCAAATGGATGGAAAGAAACAGATGCCCTGTGTAGTGTCGATGCTTACGAAGGCGCTCTACTTCCCACGCAAATAA
- the LOC120957729 gene encoding prominin-1 isoform X2, whose protein sequence is MQAMEQSVAIIPHDYPEPVATDSYIIPTLGLYHGSFVFTYLSTFLSYITPYDLPVELLRDAFHTKVSFLQLILEALKVESGYICLIAIFFLISLIPLCYTIAWGCAKEPDDDLNPGPTVDAIIQAEELSLEESLHCRKSFLGLMLQVVILLLIAGVIAMFVTNEQIASAVDHTPTVVRSSLLDAATYLRDAESQMRFVIAQGLATATERIRDDLEAVDKLLGEPIQHHLALFTGIDIIFESIIEISTSSSNLSRRIHLLQDALARAAKISYEAEYRLDELQIQLTVLQRQCTFRDRPLCDTLRIRNFEDTGLIDRIRKLQADRTLAKLMAMGEASRNSSMHALSQELTLARATFRNYAGEVRNATEDQADLVEERLEELSNDTEATVSVLSQTIGELVGQVNRTANFSDSFFDRYREIGAILWLAGLATTIMTLLVTLILLSALSCGCCHADNKAGITLILGAVCICIASLALSGFTMMEMLLGAHGQLFICHPLYNEPDYTVLQKLIDKPGLIYPTEPQYGIIGELLRQAAPADARWSQPVQISLSKALNECEQGRGSYGTFQLDSLLNLSAKIEHRKRPELERAIESVGASEEPFLGFTVRIQGILEDMLYDSDLNMTSTRIELTQLSPDKDVLTFIDQLQRVSAQIQDVATSSRMTTLGSRAKRLQLSLLAPLEQLRGDIVYHLTALELQLSPWAAQVNKSLTHLRNAQSFLDTDAAEVCYNRSDTYRARLRGHLDAYRNYTTMVLNDRCASCRPLFDIFDAMRMLFCHHIMDPMNGLWFSAFLCLFLWAVATPLSLMLSSTYRRLEILSTKLQHSNSHRYNARASVREDQRESSHWSTQRSTVSVMPDIDRSNW, encoded by the exons ATGCAAGCCATG GAGCAATCGGTCGCCATCATTCCACACGACTATCCGGAACCGGTCGCCACCGACAGCTACATCATACCGACGCTCGGACTCTACCACGGCTCGTTCGTCTTCACCTATCTGTCCACCTTTCTGTCCTACATTACGCCGTACGATCTGCCAGTAG AGCTGCTGCGCGATGCATTCCACACGAAGGTGTCCTTTCTGCAGCTGATACTGGAG GCCCTCAAGGTTGAGTCGGGCTACATCTGTCTGATAGCGATCTTTTTCCTGATCTCGCTCATACCGCTCTGCTACACGATCGCGTGGGGATGTGCGAAGGAACCGGACGATGATCTGAATCCCGGCCCGACCGTCGATGCCATCATACAGGCGGAGGAGCTATCGCTCGAGGAGTCACTGCACtgtcgcaaaagtttcctCGGTCTAATGCTCCAGGTCGTcatactgctgctgat TGCCGGTGTCATAGCAATGTTTGTGACGAACGAACAGATTGCTTCGGCCGTCGATCACACGCCCACCGTCGTGCGGTCTTCATTGCTTGATGCGGCCACGTATCTGCGCGATGCCGAATCGCAAATGCGGTTCGTCATCGCGCAAGGACTTGCCACCGCGACCGAGCGCATAAGGGACGATCTCGAAGCCGTCGACAAGCTGCTGGGCGAACCGATTCAGCACCATCTCGCACTGTTTACCGGCATCGACATCATCTTCGAGTCGATCATTGAGATtagcacgagcagcagcaacctgtCGCGCCGTATCCATCTGCTGCAGGATGCACTGGCCCGGGCGGCCAAGATCTCGTACGAGGCGGAGTATCGGCTGGACGAGCTGCAGATACAGCTGACGGTGCTGCAGCGCCAGTGCACGTTTCGCGATCGGCCGCTTTGTGATACGCTGCGCATCAGGAACTTCGAGGACACGGGGCTGATCGACCGTATTCGGAAGCTGCAGGCGGATCGCACGCTTGCCAAGCTGATGGCGATGGGTGAGGCGAGTCGGAACAGTAGCATGCATGCGTTGTCGCAGGAGCTTACGCTGGCAAGGGCTACCTTCCGCAACTATGCTGGAGAGGTGCGCAATGCTACCGAAGATCAGGCAGATCTGGTGGAGGAGCGCCTGGAGGAGCTGAGCAACGATACGGAAGCGACTGTAAGCGTGCTGTCGCAAACGATCGGTGAGCTGGTGGGACAGGTGAATCGGACGGCAAACTTCTCCGACTCGTTCTTCGATCGGTACCGTGAGATTGGTGCGATCTTGTGGTTGGCCGGACTCGCGACCACCATCATGACGCTGCTCGTGACGCTCATTCTGCTGAGCGCGCTTAGCTGTGGCTGCTGTCACGCGGACAATAAGGCGGGCATCACGCTCATCCTCGGCGCTGTTTGCATCTGTATTGCAAGCTTAGCGCTGTCTGGATTCACGATGATGGAGATGTTGCTGGGCGCTCATGGGCAGCTGTTCATCTGCCATCCGCTGTACAACGAGCCGGACTACACTGTGCTGCAGAAGCTGATCGACAAACCGGGACTGATTTACCCAACCGAACCACAGTATGGGATCATCGGGGAGCTGCTGCGACAGGCTGCTCCGGCCGATGCACGATGGTCACAGCCAGTACAGATATCGCTCTCGAAAGCGCTGAACGAGTGTGAACAGGGTCGTGGCTCGTACGGCACCTTTCAGCTCGATTCACTGCTCAATCTGTCCGCGAAAATAGAGCACCGCAAGCGGCCCGAGCTTGAGCGAGCGATTGAGAGTGTGGGCGCTAGCGAGGAACCATTTCTTGGCTTTACCGTACGCATCCAGGGCATACTGGAGGATATGCTGTACGACTCGGACCTCAACATGACGAGCACGCGCATCGAGCTGACACAACTCTCGCCCGACAAGGATGTGCTCACGTTCATCGATCAGCTGCAGCGCGTATCGGCTCAGATCCAGGATGTGGCCACCTCGAGCCGCATGACCACACTTGGGTCGCGGGCCAAGCGCTTGCAGCTCTCGCTGCTGGCACCGCTCGAACAGTTGCGCGGTGACATCGTGTACCATCTAACCGCGCTCGAGCTGCAGCTATCGCCGTGGGCCGCGCAGGTTAATAAAAGCTTGACGCACCTGCGAAACGCGCAGTCCTTCCTCGACACGGACGCGGCTGAGGTGTGCTACAACCGTAGCGACACCTACCGGGCAAGGTTGCGTGGCCACCTGGACGCTTACCGGAACTACACGACCATGGTGCTGAACGATCGATGTGCAAGCTGTCGACCTCTGTTCGACATCTTCGATGCGATGCGCATGCTGTTCTGTCACCACATTATGGATCCCATGAATGGGCTATGGTTTTCGGCGTTTCTGTGCCTGTTTCTGTGGGCTGTGGCGACGCCACTGTCGTTAATGCTTTCCTCCACCTACCGGCGGCTCGAGATACTGTCGACCAAACTGCAACACTCCAACAGCCATCGGTACAA TGCACGAGCTTCCGTACGTGAGGATCAGCGAGAATCCAGCCATTGGTCGACGCAACG ATCCACCGTCAGTGTTATGCCGGACATAGACAGATCTAATTGGTAA
- the LOC120957729 gene encoding prominin-1 isoform X1 encodes MQAMEQSVAIIPHDYPEPVATDSYIIPTLGLYHGSFVFTYLSTFLSYITPYDLPVVYCILELLRDAFHTKVSFLQLILEALKVESGYICLIAIFFLISLIPLCYTIAWGCAKEPDDDLNPGPTVDAIIQAEELSLEESLHCRKSFLGLMLQVVILLLIAGVIAMFVTNEQIASAVDHTPTVVRSSLLDAATYLRDAESQMRFVIAQGLATATERIRDDLEAVDKLLGEPIQHHLALFTGIDIIFESIIEISTSSSNLSRRIHLLQDALARAAKISYEAEYRLDELQIQLTVLQRQCTFRDRPLCDTLRIRNFEDTGLIDRIRKLQADRTLAKLMAMGEASRNSSMHALSQELTLARATFRNYAGEVRNATEDQADLVEERLEELSNDTEATVSVLSQTIGELVGQVNRTANFSDSFFDRYREIGAILWLAGLATTIMTLLVTLILLSALSCGCCHADNKAGITLILGAVCICIASLALSGFTMMEMLLGAHGQLFICHPLYNEPDYTVLQKLIDKPGLIYPTEPQYGIIGELLRQAAPADARWSQPVQISLSKALNECEQGRGSYGTFQLDSLLNLSAKIEHRKRPELERAIESVGASEEPFLGFTVRIQGILEDMLYDSDLNMTSTRIELTQLSPDKDVLTFIDQLQRVSAQIQDVATSSRMTTLGSRAKRLQLSLLAPLEQLRGDIVYHLTALELQLSPWAAQVNKSLTHLRNAQSFLDTDAAEVCYNRSDTYRARLRGHLDAYRNYTTMVLNDRCASCRPLFDIFDAMRMLFCHHIMDPMNGLWFSAFLCLFLWAVATPLSLMLSSTYRRLEILSTKLQHSNSHRYNARASVREDQRESSHWSTQRSTVSVMPDIDRSNW; translated from the exons ATGCAAGCCATG GAGCAATCGGTCGCCATCATTCCACACGACTATCCGGAACCGGTCGCCACCGACAGCTACATCATACCGACGCTCGGACTCTACCACGGCTCGTTCGTCTTCACCTATCTGTCCACCTTTCTGTCCTACATTACGCCGTACGATCTGCCAGTAG TCTACTGCATTCTAGAGCTGCTGCGCGATGCATTCCACACGAAGGTGTCCTTTCTGCAGCTGATACTGGAG GCCCTCAAGGTTGAGTCGGGCTACATCTGTCTGATAGCGATCTTTTTCCTGATCTCGCTCATACCGCTCTGCTACACGATCGCGTGGGGATGTGCGAAGGAACCGGACGATGATCTGAATCCCGGCCCGACCGTCGATGCCATCATACAGGCGGAGGAGCTATCGCTCGAGGAGTCACTGCACtgtcgcaaaagtttcctCGGTCTAATGCTCCAGGTCGTcatactgctgctgat TGCCGGTGTCATAGCAATGTTTGTGACGAACGAACAGATTGCTTCGGCCGTCGATCACACGCCCACCGTCGTGCGGTCTTCATTGCTTGATGCGGCCACGTATCTGCGCGATGCCGAATCGCAAATGCGGTTCGTCATCGCGCAAGGACTTGCCACCGCGACCGAGCGCATAAGGGACGATCTCGAAGCCGTCGACAAGCTGCTGGGCGAACCGATTCAGCACCATCTCGCACTGTTTACCGGCATCGACATCATCTTCGAGTCGATCATTGAGATtagcacgagcagcagcaacctgtCGCGCCGTATCCATCTGCTGCAGGATGCACTGGCCCGGGCGGCCAAGATCTCGTACGAGGCGGAGTATCGGCTGGACGAGCTGCAGATACAGCTGACGGTGCTGCAGCGCCAGTGCACGTTTCGCGATCGGCCGCTTTGTGATACGCTGCGCATCAGGAACTTCGAGGACACGGGGCTGATCGACCGTATTCGGAAGCTGCAGGCGGATCGCACGCTTGCCAAGCTGATGGCGATGGGTGAGGCGAGTCGGAACAGTAGCATGCATGCGTTGTCGCAGGAGCTTACGCTGGCAAGGGCTACCTTCCGCAACTATGCTGGAGAGGTGCGCAATGCTACCGAAGATCAGGCAGATCTGGTGGAGGAGCGCCTGGAGGAGCTGAGCAACGATACGGAAGCGACTGTAAGCGTGCTGTCGCAAACGATCGGTGAGCTGGTGGGACAGGTGAATCGGACGGCAAACTTCTCCGACTCGTTCTTCGATCGGTACCGTGAGATTGGTGCGATCTTGTGGTTGGCCGGACTCGCGACCACCATCATGACGCTGCTCGTGACGCTCATTCTGCTGAGCGCGCTTAGCTGTGGCTGCTGTCACGCGGACAATAAGGCGGGCATCACGCTCATCCTCGGCGCTGTTTGCATCTGTATTGCAAGCTTAGCGCTGTCTGGATTCACGATGATGGAGATGTTGCTGGGCGCTCATGGGCAGCTGTTCATCTGCCATCCGCTGTACAACGAGCCGGACTACACTGTGCTGCAGAAGCTGATCGACAAACCGGGACTGATTTACCCAACCGAACCACAGTATGGGATCATCGGGGAGCTGCTGCGACAGGCTGCTCCGGCCGATGCACGATGGTCACAGCCAGTACAGATATCGCTCTCGAAAGCGCTGAACGAGTGTGAACAGGGTCGTGGCTCGTACGGCACCTTTCAGCTCGATTCACTGCTCAATCTGTCCGCGAAAATAGAGCACCGCAAGCGGCCCGAGCTTGAGCGAGCGATTGAGAGTGTGGGCGCTAGCGAGGAACCATTTCTTGGCTTTACCGTACGCATCCAGGGCATACTGGAGGATATGCTGTACGACTCGGACCTCAACATGACGAGCACGCGCATCGAGCTGACACAACTCTCGCCCGACAAGGATGTGCTCACGTTCATCGATCAGCTGCAGCGCGTATCGGCTCAGATCCAGGATGTGGCCACCTCGAGCCGCATGACCACACTTGGGTCGCGGGCCAAGCGCTTGCAGCTCTCGCTGCTGGCACCGCTCGAACAGTTGCGCGGTGACATCGTGTACCATCTAACCGCGCTCGAGCTGCAGCTATCGCCGTGGGCCGCGCAGGTTAATAAAAGCTTGACGCACCTGCGAAACGCGCAGTCCTTCCTCGACACGGACGCGGCTGAGGTGTGCTACAACCGTAGCGACACCTACCGGGCAAGGTTGCGTGGCCACCTGGACGCTTACCGGAACTACACGACCATGGTGCTGAACGATCGATGTGCAAGCTGTCGACCTCTGTTCGACATCTTCGATGCGATGCGCATGCTGTTCTGTCACCACATTATGGATCCCATGAATGGGCTATGGTTTTCGGCGTTTCTGTGCCTGTTTCTGTGGGCTGTGGCGACGCCACTGTCGTTAATGCTTTCCTCCACCTACCGGCGGCTCGAGATACTGTCGACCAAACTGCAACACTCCAACAGCCATCGGTACAA TGCACGAGCTTCCGTACGTGAGGATCAGCGAGAATCCAGCCATTGGTCGACGCAACG ATCCACCGTCAGTGTTATGCCGGACATAGACAGATCTAATTGGTAA